In Panacibacter ginsenosidivorans, the following proteins share a genomic window:
- a CDS encoding M13 family metallopeptidase — MRLKIVPGSILFLLLAACNSNPGKSTKPDVLASNLDTTINPADDFFEYANGGWIKRNPIPSDESGWGLFQVIPNETLNRLKTINEEAAKANAAKGSAEQKISDFWKAAMDSAKIEQQGTQPLQPYLDKIAGIKDAATLQNTIAELDRMGVSTAFGLYVGQDPKISSLEALQIYQAGTGLPEREFYFKTDSTSVNIRNAYVKHMATMLMMIGGDSTKALASAKNILALETQFAKASRKLEDLRDPYLNYHKYATKDLEKDFSGIDWTNYMTVFGTSNVDSVIIGQPDYYKALGTLLHSTSIDTWKDYLRYRLVDEFSETLPDAFSKEAFSFNKLFSGAQERRARWKRAIRAEQNVMGELLGQIYVKKYFNDTAKQRYTTLVENIRTALKNRIGSLPWMSDSTRQKALTKLAVLNKKIGYPDKWKDFSSLEITGDSYFQNMVNANIFWHNYNVHKLGKPVDKTEWTMYPQTYNAYYDPSNNEIVLPAAAFIVPGYNDNELDDAVVYGYMAASTIGHEITHGFDDEGRQFDAQGNLTQWWTPQDSAKFTQRADVLIKQFSNFVAVDTFKINGRATLGENIADLGGVLLGLDAFKQTEQYKKGEKIAGFTPVQRFFLGYALSWQENERPENIRTQVLTDVHSPERFRVNGPLPNVDAFYEAFNVKPGNKMFLPDSARARIW; from the coding sequence ATGCGTTTAAAGATTGTTCCGGGTAGTATTCTTTTTTTGTTGCTTGCAGCGTGTAATTCAAATCCCGGGAAATCGACTAAGCCTGATGTGCTTGCATCAAATCTTGATACTACGATAAACCCTGCGGATGATTTTTTTGAATATGCTAATGGTGGGTGGATCAAAAGAAATCCAATTCCTTCTGATGAGAGTGGGTGGGGTTTATTCCAGGTCATTCCAAATGAAACATTAAACAGGCTGAAAACAATAAATGAAGAAGCTGCCAAAGCTAATGCTGCAAAGGGTTCTGCAGAACAAAAAATAAGCGACTTCTGGAAAGCAGCTATGGATTCTGCAAAGATCGAACAACAAGGCACACAGCCTTTGCAACCTTATCTTGATAAAATTGCCGGTATTAAAGATGCAGCTACACTGCAGAACACTATTGCAGAACTTGACAGGATGGGTGTAAGCACCGCATTTGGTTTATATGTTGGGCAAGATCCAAAGATCAGTTCACTTGAAGCATTGCAGATCTACCAGGCAGGAACTGGTTTGCCTGAGAGAGAGTTTTATTTTAAAACAGACAGTACATCTGTAAACATACGCAATGCTTATGTAAAGCATATGGCAACTATGCTAATGATGATCGGTGGTGATTCAACAAAAGCATTGGCATCAGCAAAAAATATTCTTGCTCTTGAAACACAATTTGCCAAAGCAAGCCGCAAACTTGAAGACCTGAGAGATCCTTACCTCAATTATCACAAGTATGCAACCAAAGATCTTGAGAAAGATTTTAGTGGTATTGACTGGACTAATTATATGACCGTCTTTGGTACATCAAATGTGGATTCTGTAATTATTGGTCAGCCCGATTATTACAAGGCATTGGGCACGTTACTTCACAGCACTTCAATTGATACATGGAAAGATTATTTGCGATACAGGCTTGTTGATGAGTTCTCTGAAACATTGCCCGATGCATTCAGTAAAGAAGCTTTTTCCTTTAATAAGCTTTTCTCAGGTGCGCAGGAAAGAAGAGCCAGATGGAAAAGAGCAATAAGAGCAGAACAAAATGTTATGGGCGAATTGCTTGGACAGATCTATGTAAAAAAATATTTTAATGATACTGCAAAACAACGTTACACAACTTTAGTAGAAAATATACGCACCGCTTTAAAGAACAGGATTGGCAGCCTGCCATGGATGAGTGATAGCACCAGGCAAAAGGCATTAACAAAACTTGCTGTGTTAAATAAAAAGATTGGCTATCCTGATAAATGGAAAGATTTTTCATCACTGGAAATAACAGGCGACAGTTACTTTCAGAACATGGTAAACGCAAATATTTTCTGGCATAATTATAACGTGCATAAATTAGGTAAGCCTGTTGACAAAACAGAGTGGACTATGTACCCGCAAACTTATAATGCATACTACGATCCATCTAATAACGAGATCGTTTTGCCTGCAGCTGCATTTATTGTTCCTGGTTATAATGATAATGAACTTGATGATGCTGTTGTGTATGGATACATGGCAGCATCTACTATTGGTCATGAAATAACACATGGCTTTGATGACGAAGGAAGACAATTTGATGCGCAGGGAAATCTTACACAGTGGTGGACGCCACAGGATTCTGCAAAATTTACACAGCGGGCAGATGTGTTGATTAAACAGTTCAGCAATTTTGTAGCAGTGGACACTTTTAAAATAAATGGCAGGGCTACATTAGGAGAAAACATTGCAGACCTAGGCGGTGTATTGCTTGGCCTGGATGCCTTTAAGCAAACAGAGCAATACAAAAAAGGAGAGAAGATTGCAGGGTTTACACCCGTGCAAAGATTTTTTCTTGGTTATGCATTAAGCTGGCAGGAAAATGAAAGGCCTGAAAATATTCGTACGCAGGTATTAACTGATGTACATTCACCTGAAAGGTTTCGTGTAAATGGCCCATTGCCAAATGTGGATGCATTTTATGAAGCATTCAATGTAAAGCCAGGAAACAAAATGTTTTTGCCGGATAGTGCAAGGGCAAGAATTTGGTAA
- a CDS encoding GlxA family transcriptional regulator, which translates to MAFIVPPSVELLDLAGPVQVFTEARFYGYDVSLEFYSYHQDIICSSHLPFGKIANYREAELNEGDFIFIPGTEHEYLNSFDFKTERAFFKWLNECANKNVSVCSVCTGAFVLGQAGLLDGIECTTHWRRIPELKQRFPKAKVIEDVLFVKSKNIYTSAGISAGIDLALSILEDLKGPLFTHKVARGLVVYHRRSHNHKQESIYLDYRNHINPQVHEVQDYLIDHLSGENSIEMLADLVAMSPRNLSRVFKEKTGLTILEYLTQLRIENAKTLLNNPNYTLEYIAAQCGFKTARQLQRILKN; encoded by the coding sequence ATGGCGTTTATAGTACCTCCTTCTGTAGAACTCTTAGATCTCGCCGGACCTGTACAGGTTTTTACAGAAGCCAGGTTTTATGGATATGATGTAAGTCTTGAGTTCTATTCTTACCACCAGGACATTATTTGCAGTTCGCATCTTCCTTTCGGTAAAATTGCAAACTACCGGGAAGCTGAATTAAATGAAGGTGACTTTATTTTTATACCGGGCACAGAACATGAATATTTAAACAGTTTTGATTTTAAGACCGAAAGAGCATTTTTTAAATGGCTAAATGAATGTGCCAACAAAAATGTAAGTGTCTGTTCGGTTTGCACCGGGGCTTTTGTTTTAGGGCAGGCTGGTTTACTTGATGGTATTGAATGTACCACGCACTGGAGAAGAATTCCGGAACTTAAACAACGTTTTCCAAAAGCTAAAGTGATAGAAGATGTTCTTTTTGTAAAAAGTAAAAATATTTATACAAGTGCAGGCATCAGCGCCGGTATTGACCTTGCATTATCCATTCTCGAAGATTTAAAAGGTCCGCTTTTTACACATAAGGTTGCACGCGGCTTGGTTGTGTATCACAGGCGAAGCCACAACCATAAACAGGAAAGTATTTATCTTGATTACCGCAATCATATCAACCCGCAGGTGCATGAAGTGCAGGATTATTTGATTGATCATCTTTCCGGCGAAAACAGCATTGAAATGCTGGCAGATCTGGTTGCTATGAGCCCAAGAAATCTAAGCCGCGTTTTCAAAGAAAAAACAGGACTTACCATACTCGAATACCTTACACAATTACGCATTGAAAATGCAAAAACATTACTTAATAACCCCAACTACACACTGGAATATATAGCTGCGCAATGTGGCTTTAAAACTGCAAGGCAACTACAGAGAATTCTGAAAAATTAA
- a CDS encoding DUF6010 family protein, with protein sequence MTLALIIGLSLGFISILFSRLLKQLDEKAFYGLMLTAIGALYVGFTWTDTTSFIINCIQCFFFGTLAYLGIKKNAYLLAAGFILHGAFDFVYGLFPIPDLRPPHYDVFCLSIDWIIGVYLFIIVYGQMNVKTKNFN encoded by the coding sequence ATGACGCTTGCTTTAATAATAGGACTTTCTTTAGGATTCATATCCATACTGTTTTCCCGGTTGCTTAAACAGTTGGATGAAAAGGCCTTTTATGGCTTAATGCTTACAGCTATCGGGGCTTTATATGTCGGTTTTACCTGGACCGACACAACATCTTTTATTATCAATTGTATTCAATGTTTCTTCTTTGGCACATTAGCTTATTTAGGAATTAAAAAGAATGCATATCTTCTTGCAGCCGGTTTTATACTGCATGGAGCTTTTGACTTTGTATATGGTTTATTTCCTATCCCGGATTTAAGACCGCCGCACTACGACGTTTTTTGTTTGTCAATAGATTGGATTATTGGTGTTTACCTTTTTATCATAGTATACGGGCAGATGAATGTAAAAACAAAAAATTTCAATTAA
- a CDS encoding multicopper oxidase domain-containing protein has protein sequence MKLIFLSTILLACYSLGYSQHKNMEMPMPMQQATQMEEHNKLNTVVYHLYIGDTIVNYTGKQRHALAINGSIPAPTLYFTEGDTALIYVHNNLKTETSLHWHGLILPNQYDGVSYLTTAPIGAGQTHVFKFPLKQSGTYWYHSHTMLQQQSGLYGAFIIHKKNEKPVKEFTMLLSDWTDEQPYQVDRSLHNATDWYAIKKGSTQNYAEAIKEGYFKTKFTNEWKRMMAMDVSDVAYDKFFINGKVNAEASAYKAGDSIRLHIINGSSSTYFWLQYAGGKMSVVANDGMDVEPVEVDRMIIAVAETYDVVVVIPEDKSFELRATSEDRTNATSLWLGSGTKVNAAVLPKLKYFEGMKMMNSMMKMDGSMDDMGMQMSNQVMDMNTVMYPEITGDANANSANKAADTTAMDVSNTIVTLNYSMLRSPVKTTLPDAPMKVLHFNLTGNMNRYVWSINNETVSESDEIKIKKGENVRIILYNGTMMRHPMHFHGHFFRVLNGQGDYSPFKNTLDIMPMETDTLEFAPTETGDWFFHCHILYHMMSGMGRIFTYENSFVNPEVPDREMALKMIYMDDRKLHPFAKIGLESNGSDGEIAISNTRYRLQTEWRIGLNDESGYESETHFGKYIGSMQLWMPYAGWDFRYRKITEPEKNIFGQSDTKDTRKVFCAGVQYTLPMLIIADTRIDTKGKFRLQLSREDIPLTNRLRFNFMVNTDKEYMAGFRYIVTKYVSLSTHYDSDMGYGAGITFTY, from the coding sequence ATGAAACTTATATTTCTATCAACAATTTTACTTGCATGTTATTCATTGGGGTATTCGCAGCACAAGAATATGGAAATGCCAATGCCGATGCAGCAAGCTACCCAGATGGAAGAACATAACAAACTCAATACTGTTGTTTATCATTTATATATTGGTGATACAATAGTTAATTATACCGGTAAGCAAAGGCATGCACTTGCTATCAACGGCTCGATTCCCGCACCTACGCTATATTTTACAGAAGGAGATACTGCCCTGATATACGTGCATAATAATTTAAAAACTGAAACATCTTTACACTGGCACGGTCTTATTTTGCCTAATCAATATGATGGTGTGTCTTATTTAACTACAGCTCCTATTGGTGCAGGACAAACGCATGTATTTAAATTTCCGCTCAAACAAAGCGGCACTTATTGGTATCATTCTCACACAATGCTGCAGCAGCAAAGTGGTTTGTATGGTGCATTTATCATTCACAAAAAAAATGAAAAGCCTGTTAAAGAATTTACCATGCTGCTGAGTGACTGGACTGATGAACAGCCTTACCAGGTTGACAGAAGTTTACATAATGCTACGGATTGGTATGCGATCAAAAAAGGTAGCACACAGAATTATGCTGAAGCCATTAAAGAAGGATATTTTAAAACAAAATTTACCAATGAATGGAAGAGAATGATGGCAATGGATGTAAGTGATGTAGCTTATGACAAGTTCTTCATCAATGGTAAAGTAAATGCAGAAGCATCAGCATATAAAGCCGGAGATTCAATTCGGTTGCATATTATTAATGGTTCTTCTTCTACTTATTTCTGGTTGCAATATGCTGGCGGTAAAATGTCTGTGGTTGCAAATGATGGTATGGATGTAGAACCCGTTGAAGTGGACAGAATGATTATTGCTGTTGCTGAAACATATGATGTTGTTGTAGTGATCCCTGAAGATAAAAGTTTTGAATTAAGGGCTACTTCTGAAGACCGCACAAACGCTACCTCTTTATGGTTGGGTTCAGGAACAAAGGTCAATGCCGCTGTTTTGCCTAAGCTGAAATATTTTGAAGGTATGAAGATGATGAACTCAATGATGAAAATGGATGGCAGCATGGACGATATGGGAATGCAAATGAGCAATCAGGTAATGGATATGAATACAGTAATGTACCCGGAAATAACAGGCGATGCTAATGCAAATAGTGCTAACAAAGCAGCTGATACAACAGCTATGGATGTAAGTAACACTATTGTTACATTAAACTATTCAATGTTGCGCTCACCGGTTAAAACAACCTTACCGGATGCACCTATGAAAGTTCTTCACTTTAATTTAACGGGCAACATGAACCGTTATGTATGGAGCATAAACAATGAAACAGTTTCTGAATCTGATGAAATTAAGATCAAAAAAGGAGAGAATGTTCGTATCATTTTATATAATGGAACTATGATGCGCCACCCTATGCATTTTCATGGGCATTTCTTTAGGGTATTGAATGGGCAAGGTGATTACTCGCCATTTAAAAACACATTGGATATTATGCCCATGGAAACTGATACACTTGAGTTTGCACCTACTGAAACCGGTGATTGGTTTTTTCATTGCCATATTTTATATCATATGATGAGTGGAATGGGAAGAATTTTCACCTATGAAAACTCTTTTGTAAACCCGGAAGTGCCTGACCGTGAAATGGCGCTAAAAATGATTTATATGGATGACAGAAAATTACATCCTTTCGCAAAGATCGGTTTAGAAAGCAACGGAAGTGATGGTGAAATAGCAATATCAAACACAAGGTATCGCCTGCAAACTGAATGGCGCATAGGGTTAAATGATGAGTCTGGTTACGAAAGCGAAACCCATTTTGGAAAATATATCGGTAGTATGCAATTATGGATGCCATATGCCGGTTGGGATTTTCGTTATAGAAAAATTACAGAGCCTGAAAAAAATATCTTTGGACAATCAGACACAAAAGATACCCGGAAGGTATTTTGTGCAGGTGTTCAGTATACTTTGCCTATGCTGATAATTGCTGATACGAGAATTGATACGAAAGGTAAATTTCGTTTACAGTTAAGCAGAGAAGATATTCCTTTGACCAATCGCTTAAGGTTTAATTTTATGGTAAACACAGACAAAGAGTATATGGCGGGATTCAGATACATCGTTACAAAATATGTTTCCTTATCTACACATTATGATAGTGATATGGGTTATGGTGCAGGAATTACTTTCACGTACTAG
- a CDS encoding DJ-1/PfpI family protein — MKKFKKTFIVISTLLLLCIMLFNACQPVREFRSETIYKGSNNFNWQQPAIDAAKKNVFIVADNDGTELFDMMAPFYLFNETGKANVYIVAKNKYPVNVKKGLFLLPQITFSEADSLMLKADVIVIPAQIGAMQKNQQDSIVIDWIKDNYTSTTKILAVCDGSITAAATGIYDGKLLTTHASDYPIVKVPYTKPIWVQNISVTQSGNLFSTAGVSNATEGSLAVIKELFGKETMQRVAAKIYYPHADIKTAHQSIAVSGSTKTTILKKVMFRKNKNVGVLLQDGMSEFDLAGVLDTYNRSFPSSCNTYSASGKTITTKFGLTLIPTGDSHKNNLDELHILMPETFSKNDEASFKKTEYIKYDHQQKQYIIDVCLERIAQQYGSSFANVTKLLLDYN; from the coding sequence ATGAAAAAATTTAAAAAAACATTTATTGTAATCTCTACCCTGTTGCTGCTCTGCATCATGCTTTTCAATGCCTGCCAGCCGGTAAGAGAGTTTAGAAGCGAAACAATTTACAAGGGAAGCAATAACTTTAACTGGCAACAGCCTGCAATAGATGCTGCTAAGAAAAATGTTTTCATCGTTGCAGATAATGATGGAACAGAACTGTTTGATATGATGGCGCCTTTTTATCTTTTCAACGAAACGGGCAAAGCAAACGTTTATATCGTTGCAAAAAATAAGTACCCGGTCAATGTAAAAAAAGGACTTTTCTTACTTCCGCAAATAACTTTTTCTGAAGCTGATTCATTAATGCTGAAGGCTGATGTGATCGTTATTCCTGCACAAATAGGAGCCATGCAAAAGAATCAACAGGATTCAATCGTGATTGACTGGATAAAAGATAATTACACAAGTACAACCAAAATTTTAGCTGTATGCGATGGGTCAATCACAGCCGCAGCCACCGGTATTTATGATGGAAAATTGCTTACCACGCATGCTTCCGATTATCCGATTGTAAAAGTTCCCTATACCAAACCTATATGGGTGCAAAATATTAGTGTAACACAAAGTGGAAATCTATTTAGCACAGCCGGTGTTTCCAACGCTACTGAAGGCAGCCTTGCTGTAATAAAAGAACTTTTTGGAAAAGAAACCATGCAACGCGTTGCAGCTAAAATTTATTATCCACATGCTGATATAAAAACAGCACACCAAAGCATAGCTGTAAGCGGAAGCACCAAAACCACGATACTTAAGAAAGTGATGTTTAGAAAAAATAAAAATGTTGGTGTATTGCTCCAGGATGGTATGAGTGAATTTGATCTGGCAGGTGTGCTCGATACTTATAATCGTAGTTTCCCATCATCATGTAATACATACAGTGCTTCAGGTAAAACTATTACAACAAAATTTGGGTTAACACTTATACCAACAGGCGATTCGCATAAAAATAATTTGGATGAACTGCATATATTAATGCCTGAAACATTTTCAAAAAATGATGAAGCCTCGTTTAAGAAAACGGAATACATCAAGTATGATCACCAGCAAAAGCAATACATCATTGATGTATGCCTGGAAAGAATTGCACAACAATACGGAAGCAGTTTTGCAAATGTTACGAAGCTGCTGCTGGACTATAATTAA
- a CDS encoding GlxA family transcriptional regulator yields the protein MKKIAFIIPPTVELLDLAGPVQVFTEAKFYGFDIAIEFYAYQQKPVSTAGLAFGELANYKDARLNEGDLLFIPGMDCEYVRSKEFKYEHAYFAWIKECFQKNIIVCSVCNGAFALGEAGLLNNIKCTTHWRRTEELQTRFPAAKVLTDALFVKDGRIRTSAGISAGIDLALSILEDLKGPVFTHKVARGLVVYHRRSNNYQKESIYINYRKHINPMVHKIQDYLIENIANKNNIKLLAKLVDTSPRNLSRVFKEKTGVTILEYLTQLRLENANILLTNTDYTLDYIAAQCGFKTAKQLKRILKNKY from the coding sequence ATGAAAAAAATTGCATTTATTATTCCACCAACTGTTGAGTTATTAGACCTTGCCGGCCCTGTACAGGTTTTTACTGAAGCTAAATTTTATGGCTTCGATATAGCAATTGAATTTTATGCTTATCAGCAGAAGCCTGTTAGTACTGCAGGTCTCGCATTTGGAGAACTTGCTAACTATAAAGATGCAAGATTGAACGAAGGTGATCTTTTATTTATACCTGGAATGGATTGTGAATATGTAAGAAGCAAGGAGTTTAAATATGAACATGCGTATTTTGCATGGATAAAAGAATGCTTCCAAAAGAATATAATTGTTTGTTCTGTTTGCAACGGTGCTTTTGCACTTGGCGAAGCAGGGTTATTAAACAATATTAAATGTACTACGCATTGGAGAAGGACAGAAGAATTACAGACGCGGTTTCCTGCAGCAAAAGTTTTAACTGATGCGCTTTTTGTAAAAGATGGGCGTATACGTACAAGTGCAGGTATCAGTGCAGGTATCGATCTTGCATTGTCTATCCTGGAAGATTTAAAAGGTCCAGTTTTTACGCATAAAGTTGCACGTGGATTAGTAGTGTACCACAGGCGAAGTAATAACTACCAGAAAGAAAGCATTTATATTAATTACAGGAAGCACATTAATCCTATGGTACATAAAATTCAGGACTACCTGATTGAAAACATTGCCAATAAAAACAACATTAAACTGCTTGCAAAACTCGTTGATACAAGCCCAAGAAATTTAAGCCGCGTTTTTAAAGAGAAAACAGGCGTTACCATACTTGAATATCTTACACAGTTACGATTAGAAAATGCAAATATTTTACTTACTAATACTGACTACACCCTGGATTACATAGCTGCTCAATGTGGCTTTAAAACTGCGAAACAATTAAAGAGAATTTTAAAAAATAAGTATTGA
- a CDS encoding DUF3347 domain-containing protein, whose amino-acid sequence MKSLITTVVITLTTVFSVNAQKASLTLSPILSLYYNVKDALINSDAKTASVKAGDLAKTISSINFNSMPASGQSIFGSLKDKLVSDANRISENNDIEKQKAYFSSLSTNIYSLVKMVKLSDQPVYQAYCPMKKAYWLSNEAAIRNPYYGKQMLTCGKVSDIIK is encoded by the coding sequence ATGAAATCTTTAATAACAACAGTAGTTATTACACTGACAACTGTATTTTCAGTTAATGCTCAGAAAGCGTCTTTAACATTGTCACCAATACTTAGTCTATATTATAATGTAAAAGATGCATTAATAAATTCAGATGCTAAAACAGCTTCTGTAAAAGCAGGTGACCTGGCGAAAACTATTAGCAGCATTAATTTTAATTCAATGCCTGCTTCCGGGCAAAGCATTTTTGGTTCTCTAAAGGATAAATTAGTTTCCGATGCAAATCGTATTTCAGAAAATAATGATATTGAAAAACAAAAGGCATACTTTTCTTCTTTGTCAACAAATATCTATTCGTTGGTAAAGATGGTAAAATTATCAGACCAGCCTGTTTACCAGGCATATTGTCCAATGAAAAAAGCTTATTGGCTAAGCAATGAAGCTGCTATTAGAAATCCCTATTATGGTAAACAGATGCTTACCTGTGGTAAGGTTAGCGATATAATTAAATAG
- a CDS encoding sensor histidine kinase: protein MTKPFVFPGLSLQNKLPLLICILLLCTVVIFTYTSYEEVKKVSLSSGSERLHTLTDQISSMFVQMGERLLSSTQKTANLPPIQAYMASGGKDSLKSVQSLLAKEQQDTLIPVVQLFDVQGHKILEAGSSKMFTTITSSIFPIRTADPRFAIVGKLYKEGSEMYFPIIVSVTDGKQILGYFVKWRMLITTPAEIEALSQLMGARSAFYIGNDDGSFWTNGIVQIKAPPVDLKNLQKVISYDYDGSPLIASAKEVANTHWLILITLSQEAVTATANQFLYKMIAIGAALTVFGIFFAWLISRSITTPLQKLIVSAESVAKGNYSHRLNIKRKDELGKLANAFDTMSIKRKKYEDELRLSQEQLRQLAAHLQNIREEERLGIAREIHDVIGQLLTAIKFDVHWLRKKMKPDNDETDNKLSGTLQLLDETIHATRKISSQLRPDILNDLGLIEALRWQTNEFQNRTGISCRFSSLLQHPKMETSVSFGLYRIYQEALTNIARHANATQVDAGFEYDSINGFFVLRIADNGNGFDPEEVKEKKRLGIVGIKERVLSMNGECTFETATGKGVTIIVRVPE, encoded by the coding sequence ATGACAAAACCATTTGTTTTCCCGGGATTATCCCTGCAAAACAAGCTGCCGCTGCTCATCTGCATACTGCTGCTTTGCACCGTTGTTATTTTTACTTATACATCTTACGAAGAAGTAAAAAAGGTATCTCTTTCCTCAGGCAGCGAACGTTTGCATACGCTTACAGATCAAATAAGTTCGATGTTTGTACAAATGGGAGAACGCTTGTTATCTTCAACACAAAAAACAGCTAATCTGCCGCCCATTCAGGCTTATATGGCGTCGGGTGGAAAAGATTCTCTTAAAAGTGTGCAGTCCCTGCTTGCTAAAGAACAGCAAGACACTCTGATACCCGTAGTACAGTTATTTGATGTACAGGGACATAAGATACTCGAAGCAGGCAGCAGTAAAATGTTCACGACAATAACCAGTTCCATTTTTCCAATACGCACTGCTGATCCGCGGTTTGCTATAGTAGGAAAATTATACAAAGAAGGTTCAGAGATGTATTTCCCAATTATAGTGTCTGTTACTGATGGAAAACAAATTTTGGGCTACTTTGTAAAATGGCGCATGCTGATTACCACACCTGCTGAGATCGAAGCACTGTCGCAATTGATGGGAGCCAGGAGCGCTTTTTATATTGGCAATGATGATGGTAGTTTCTGGACAAATGGTATTGTTCAGATAAAGGCTCCGCCTGTTGATCTTAAGAACCTTCAAAAAGTGATCAGCTATGATTATGATGGTAGCCCTTTGATTGCATCGGCAAAGGAGGTTGCAAACACGCATTGGCTCATACTCATCACCCTTTCACAGGAGGCAGTGACAGCGACAGCAAATCAGTTTTTATATAAGATGATAGCCATTGGTGCTGCACTCACCGTATTCGGTATTTTTTTTGCCTGGCTTATTAGCCGCAGTATTACAACGCCCCTTCAAAAACTCATTGTTTCAGCAGAATCCGTAGCCAAAGGCAATTATAGCCACCGGTTAAATATTAAACGGAAAGACGAATTGGGAAAACTTGCCAATGCATTTGATACGATGAGCATTAAGAGAAAAAAGTATGAAGACGAGCTTCGTTTATCACAGGAACAATTGCGGCAATTGGCGGCGCATCTTCAAAACATCCGTGAGGAAGAGCGCCTGGGTATTGCACGTGAAATTCATGACGTAATTGGACAGTTGCTTACAGCAATCAAATTTGATGTACATTGGCTAAGAAAAAAAATGAAGCCAGATAATGACGAGACAGATAATAAGCTGTCAGGCACGCTTCAATTATTGGATGAAACCATACATGCAACACGTAAAATTTCATCGCAATTACGACCAGATATTTTAAATGACCTTGGTCTTATTGAGGCCTTGCGCTGGCAGACAAACGAATTCCAGAACAGAACAGGCATTAGCTGCCGGTTCAGTTCTTTATTGCAACATCCAAAAATGGAAACATCCGTTTCTTTTGGTCTATACCGAATTTACCAGGAAGCGCTGACCAATATCGCAAGACACGCAAACGCCACTCAGGTAGATGCTGGTTTTGAATACGACAGTATCAACGGATTTTTTGTACTACGGATTGCCGACAACGGAAACGGGTTTGATCCTGAAGAAGTGAAAGAGAAAAAAAGGTTGGGAATAGTGGGCATAAAAGAGCGTGTTTTAAGCATGAATGGCGAATGTACTTTTGAAACAGCAACAGGAAAAGGGGTAACGATCATCGTAAGAGTGCCAGAATAA